One window of Medicago truncatula cultivar Jemalong A17 chromosome 2, MtrunA17r5.0-ANR, whole genome shotgun sequence genomic DNA carries:
- the LOC11437762 gene encoding uncharacterized protein, whose translation MASWKKTIASPFKKACTFFNQQPPREHKKSQIAEQENRGMDLHGEVMACGYEDVHVMWSILDKSKSTACNITSS comes from the exons ATGGCTTCATGGAAGAAAACTATTGCATCCCCATTCAAGAAAGCTTGCACTTTCTTTAACCAACAACCACCAAGGGAACATAAGAAATCTCAAATAG CTGAACAAGAGAATCGTGGAATGGATCTACATGGTGAAGTCATGGCATGTGGTTATGAAGATGTTCATGTTATGTGGTCAATACTTGATAAGTCTAAATCAACAGCTTGTAATATAACTTCTTCATAA